The Desulfuromonas versatilis genome has a segment encoding these proteins:
- a CDS encoding XdhC family protein: protein MDDLHIYEEIIRLHKARRSAALATLVEGSDAPQRRVGAKMLVRDDGSTLGTLGGGPLESEVIDIAAQVIREETPRSVPFELAAPKGGPGLGRLLVFIEPATLPPHLFIIGAGGVGRAVAGGARSAGFAVTSIEPPAEAPGYEVDGNASRSLEDQPRALLEDFPVDRRGYILIACGDPQLDFPVAREALQTEACYIGLLGSKRQRMALERYLAKEGVASESFARIISPVGLEIGAETPEEIAVSIVAQLVQHRRLHAAAPAARRETQGQSPPLHG, encoded by the coding sequence ATGGACGATCTCCATATTTACGAAGAAATCATTCGCCTGCACAAGGCTCGCCGTTCCGCGGCCCTGGCGACCCTGGTCGAGGGTTCCGACGCGCCGCAGCGCAGGGTCGGGGCGAAGATGCTGGTGCGCGATGACGGCTCCACCCTCGGGACCCTGGGTGGCGGGCCGCTGGAAAGCGAAGTGATCGACATCGCCGCCCAGGTGATCCGGGAGGAGACGCCCCGCAGCGTCCCCTTCGAACTGGCGGCGCCCAAGGGGGGGCCGGGCCTCGGCCGACTGCTGGTGTTCATCGAGCCCGCCACCCTGCCGCCACACCTGTTCATCATCGGCGCTGGCGGCGTCGGCCGGGCGGTTGCCGGCGGGGCCCGCTCGGCGGGTTTCGCCGTCACCAGCATCGAGCCTCCGGCCGAAGCCCCGGGCTACGAGGTGGACGGCAACGCCAGCCGCTCCCTGGAAGACCAGCCCCGGGCCCTGCTCGAGGATTTTCCGGTGGATCGCCGGGGGTACATCCTGATCGCCTGCGGCGACCCGCAACTCGATTTTCCCGTCGCCCGGGAGGCGCTGCAGACCGAGGCCTGCTACATCGGCCTGCTGGGCAGCAAACGCCAGCGCATGGCCCTGGAGCGCTACCTGGCCAAGGAGGGGGTAGCCTCGGAGAGCTTCGCCCGGATCATCTCGCCGGTCGGCCTGGAGATCGGCGCGGAAACCCCGGAGGAGATCGCCGTCAGCATCGTCGCCCAGTTGGTACAGCACCGCCGGCTGCATGCCGCCGCACCGGCTGCCCGCAGGGAGACTCAGGGCCAATCGCCCCCCCTCCACGGCTGA